One Hydrogenophaga crassostreae genomic region harbors:
- a CDS encoding LysR family transcriptional regulator, producing MSLTQRLEVFARVAELSSFTQAAEQLGLPRATVSNAIQQLENQLGTRLLHRTTRRVQLTQDGLLCFERCKDVLSDLDELQSLFQHPDGGSLKGRVRIDMSSGMARNTVMPRLPDLLAQHPHLTLEVSSTDRLVDLVREGFDCVLRAGQLTDSGLVARPLGHMSMVNCASPAYLKHHGTPQALTDLAQHKLVHYSPTLGAPPTGFEYADAEANAALPMTGAITVNSSEAYTAACLAGLGLIQAPLVGVVELIDQGRLVPVLPSWRPRAMPVTLLYAHRRNLPKRVRVVMDWLARVMAEQLAVTNKKPPASGGFPESD from the coding sequence ATGAGCCTCACACAACGCCTTGAAGTCTTTGCCCGCGTCGCAGAACTGTCCAGCTTCACGCAAGCGGCGGAGCAACTGGGATTGCCGCGCGCCACGGTTTCCAATGCGATCCAACAGCTCGAAAACCAGTTGGGAACGCGCTTGCTTCACCGCACCACCCGGCGTGTGCAACTCACACAAGATGGTCTGCTTTGCTTCGAACGCTGCAAAGACGTGCTAAGTGATCTGGATGAGTTGCAATCCCTGTTTCAGCACCCCGATGGCGGATCACTCAAGGGCCGGGTGCGCATCGACATGTCGAGCGGCATGGCGCGCAACACCGTGATGCCACGCCTGCCCGACCTGCTGGCGCAGCACCCTCATCTCACATTGGAGGTCAGCAGCACCGACCGCCTGGTTGATCTCGTGCGTGAGGGCTTTGATTGCGTCCTGCGAGCAGGCCAATTGACCGATAGCGGACTGGTCGCCCGCCCGCTGGGGCACATGTCCATGGTGAACTGCGCGAGCCCCGCTTACCTGAAGCACCACGGAACGCCTCAGGCACTCACCGATCTGGCACAACACAAACTGGTTCACTACAGCCCGACCCTGGGTGCCCCGCCGACTGGCTTCGAATACGCTGACGCTGAAGCCAATGCGGCCTTACCCATGACGGGCGCCATCACCGTCAACAGCTCAGAAGCCTATACCGCAGCTTGCCTCGCCGGGTTGGGATTGATACAGGCCCCTCTCGTCGGCGTGGTCGAGCTGATCGATCAAGGCCGGCTTGTGCCCGTGCTCCCTTCGTGGCGACCGCGCGCCATGCCGGTGACCCTGCTCTACGCCCACCGGCGCAACCTGCCCAAGCGGGTGCGTGTGGTCATGGACTGGCTGGCCAGGGTTATGGCCGAGCAGTTGGCGGTGACCAACAAAAAACCACCGGCCAGCGGTGGTTTTCCAGAGAGCGACTGA
- a CDS encoding SDR family NAD(P)-dependent oxidoreductase — MSQTPPHATPIALVTGGSRGLGRNTALHLARKGSDVVLTYRSQKAEADEVVAQIASLGRRAVALSLDVAQTTSFPAFADSLGEALQRGWRRERFDHLVNNAGTGLHARFVETTEAQLDALYSVHVKGVFFLTQALLPLMNDGGRIVNLSSGLARFTLPGSSAYGSMKGAVEVLTRYMARELGPRGIAVNVVAPGAIETDFNGGAVRDNPQLNLQIASSTALGRAGQPDDIGPMIASLLQPDNRWINAQRIEASGGMFL; from the coding sequence GTGTCACAAACCCCGCCTCACGCCACCCCTATTGCCCTGGTCACGGGCGGCAGCCGAGGGCTTGGTCGCAACACCGCACTTCACCTGGCCCGCAAAGGCAGTGACGTGGTGCTCACGTACCGCAGCCAGAAAGCCGAAGCTGACGAAGTTGTGGCGCAGATTGCTTCGTTGGGGCGCCGCGCTGTGGCGCTGTCGCTGGATGTTGCCCAGACCACTTCTTTCCCTGCTTTTGCCGACTCGCTTGGTGAGGCGCTGCAACGCGGGTGGCGACGCGAGCGGTTTGACCATCTGGTGAACAACGCAGGGACAGGGCTGCATGCCCGTTTCGTGGAGACCACAGAGGCCCAGCTTGATGCGCTCTACAGCGTGCATGTGAAGGGCGTCTTTTTCCTGACCCAGGCGTTGCTGCCTTTGATGAACGATGGCGGCCGGATCGTCAACCTGTCATCGGGACTGGCCCGCTTCACCTTGCCGGGGTCGTCGGCCTATGGGTCGATGAAGGGTGCGGTTGAAGTGCTCACGCGCTACATGGCCAGGGAGCTGGGTCCGCGCGGCATCGCGGTCAACGTGGTCGCACCCGGTGCCATCGAAACCGACTTCAATGGTGGAGCGGTGCGCGACAACCCCCAATTGAACCTGCAGATCGCTTCCAGCACGGCTCTGGGGCGTGCGGGCCAGCCGGACGACATCGGTCCGATGATTGCCTCCCTGCTGCAGCCCGACAACCGCTGGATCAATGCCCAGCGCATCGAAGCTTCGGGGGGCATGTTTCTTTGA
- a CDS encoding penicillin-binding protein 1A: MSGNSLRRATAAGLLCSFALFCTVPPASAATFDLPSIDRIVNYTPKLPLQIFTADGVEIAQFGTERRIYVPLSKTPKILQEAVLAVEDARFREHSGIDPKGMARAVVAALTGGRKQGASTITQQLVRTMLLTREFSVERKAKEIMLAFKVEDALSKDRILEIYLNEIFLGQRAYGFAAAAKTYFGKTMDELTTAEAAMLAGLPQNPYYANPVANMDRAIKRQRVVLERMKTTGAISEVQWKAARDEKITLRTPGEKDLHAPHVAEMARRIVVERYGTEAYSSGIRVTTSLMADDQRAAYAAVQRGVLSYDRRGAWRGPEGFEELPDNNNPDLASLAAEALKDHSDDDTLRAAIVLKANSKEIAVQLSTGERVTLSGSGIRWARAGLKSKAKKELSLQRGSVVRVVQSGQKGSPTEWEISQWPEVEAALVSMDSKTGRVRALVGGFDQSRQPFNHVTQAWRQPGSSFKPLLYSAALEERVMPGSLIDDLPYTAANGWSPSNSHAGGESPITLREALAKSSNLVSVRVLDHVGVARARDWVTRFGLDAARQPSNLTLALGTGSVTPLQMVRAYATLANGGWRVSPVVVEKITDAQGKVLFEEAAPENLTEDNRAIPARNAYVMSSLLNDVTRYGTGARAQAQLKRRDIYGKTGTTDNAVDAWFTGYHPTLATAVWMGYDKPRSLGSSESGSRAALPIWIDYMDSALKKTPFTPLGSPPPGLVRENDDWLYAEWKNGGSVARLSDEDGVQYAPEPGRFLPNIPDWARALISSGPRNP, from the coding sequence ATGTCAGGAAACTCTCTGCGCCGGGCCACTGCTGCCGGGCTTCTCTGCTCTTTTGCACTGTTTTGCACTGTGCCGCCAGCCTCGGCGGCCACGTTTGACTTGCCGTCTATCGACCGCATCGTCAATTACACGCCCAAGTTGCCGCTACAAATTTTCACTGCTGACGGGGTTGAAATTGCCCAGTTCGGTACCGAACGGCGCATCTATGTGCCCCTGTCCAAAACCCCCAAAATACTGCAAGAAGCCGTGCTGGCGGTAGAAGATGCGCGCTTTCGCGAGCATTCAGGCATTGATCCCAAAGGCATGGCTCGAGCCGTCGTGGCCGCGCTCACCGGCGGGCGCAAGCAAGGCGCCAGCACAATCACGCAACAGCTGGTTCGCACCATGCTGCTCACCCGAGAGTTTTCCGTCGAACGCAAAGCCAAAGAGATCATGCTGGCGTTCAAAGTGGAAGACGCGCTCTCCAAGGACCGCATCCTGGAGATCTACCTCAACGAGATCTTTCTTGGCCAGCGCGCCTATGGATTTGCGGCGGCAGCCAAGACCTATTTCGGCAAAACCATGGACGAGCTCACCACTGCCGAAGCCGCCATGCTCGCCGGTTTGCCGCAAAACCCTTACTACGCCAACCCCGTGGCCAACATGGACAGGGCCATCAAACGCCAGCGCGTGGTGCTGGAGCGCATGAAAACCACTGGCGCAATCAGCGAAGTGCAGTGGAAGGCCGCTCGCGATGAAAAAATCACCTTGCGCACACCCGGCGAAAAAGACCTGCATGCACCCCATGTGGCTGAAATGGCGCGCAGGATTGTGGTCGAACGCTATGGAACCGAGGCCTATTCCAGCGGCATCCGCGTGACCACATCGCTGATGGCTGACGACCAGCGAGCAGCCTATGCCGCCGTTCAACGCGGCGTACTGAGCTATGACAGGCGCGGCGCCTGGCGCGGCCCTGAAGGCTTTGAAGAGCTTCCAGACAACAACAATCCCGATCTGGCCAGCCTCGCCGCCGAGGCACTCAAAGACCACTCCGATGACGACACCCTGCGTGCGGCCATTGTGCTCAAGGCCAATTCAAAAGAGATAGCCGTTCAACTGAGCACAGGTGAGCGTGTCACGCTCAGCGGTTCGGGCATTCGCTGGGCCCGCGCGGGCCTCAAAAGCAAGGCAAAAAAGGAGCTCAGCCTGCAGCGGGGATCGGTCGTTCGAGTGGTGCAGTCGGGCCAGAAGGGCTCCCCCACCGAATGGGAAATCAGCCAATGGCCAGAAGTCGAAGCGGCCCTGGTTTCCATGGACTCGAAAACAGGGCGCGTTCGTGCACTGGTGGGCGGCTTTGATCAATCGCGCCAACCCTTCAACCATGTGACCCAGGCCTGGCGGCAACCTGGCTCCAGCTTCAAGCCCTTGCTGTATTCGGCCGCACTCGAAGAGCGGGTGATGCCCGGCAGCCTGATCGACGACCTTCCCTATACCGCCGCCAATGGGTGGAGCCCGAGCAACAGCCACGCGGGCGGCGAAAGCCCCATCACCTTGCGCGAAGCATTGGCCAAATCGAGCAATCTGGTGAGTGTGAGGGTACTGGACCACGTGGGCGTGGCGCGCGCTCGTGATTGGGTCACGCGGTTTGGGCTTGACGCAGCCCGGCAACCCAGCAACCTCACCCTGGCCCTGGGAACCGGCAGCGTGACCCCACTGCAGATGGTTCGCGCCTACGCCACCCTGGCCAACGGCGGCTGGCGGGTCTCGCCAGTGGTTGTCGAAAAAATCACCGATGCACAAGGCAAGGTGCTCTTCGAGGAAGCCGCACCGGAAAATCTGACCGAAGACAACCGGGCGATCCCGGCCCGCAATGCCTATGTCATGTCCAGCCTGCTGAACGACGTCACACGCTATGGCACGGGCGCCCGCGCCCAGGCACAACTCAAACGGCGCGACATCTACGGCAAAACCGGTACAACAGACAACGCCGTTGATGCGTGGTTCACTGGCTATCACCCCACGCTGGCCACCGCCGTCTGGATGGGCTACGACAAGCCTCGCAGCCTGGGCAGCAGCGAATCGGGGAGCCGAGCCGCGTTGCCCATCTGGATCGACTACATGGACTCTGCCTTGAAGAAAACACCCTTCACCCCGCTGGGCTCTCCGCCACCAGGATTGGTGCGCGAAAACGACGACTGGCTGTACGCCGAGTGGAAAAACGGCGGCTCCGTGGCCCGGCTCTCGGATGAAGATGGCGTGCAATACGCACCCGAACCAGGCCGCTTTCTGCCCAACATCCCAGATTGGGCCAGAGCGCTCATTTCATCGGGACCGCGCAACCCCTGA
- a CDS encoding SDR family oxidoreductase, producing MPMLSNKRILVTQWREFMGPTLCEVLRAHGATVITSEIPLVEPQAAAAEIGQAGEIDILIANLAIAAPTTPASEVDDDEWRTVFSALVDPLPRLIKAALPAMIQRRSGKILVMGSAAALRGIKRASTYCAARGAQTAYVQAVGLEAASHNVQINLIAQNFVDNPTYFPPEVQANPRFQERLAREVPLGRLVSAREDAEFAAYLCSDNANCFVGQVFPVCGGWVGR from the coding sequence ATGCCCATGCTCTCCAACAAACGTATTTTGGTCACCCAATGGCGAGAATTCATGGGGCCTACGCTGTGCGAAGTTTTGAGAGCGCATGGGGCCACGGTGATCACCAGCGAAATACCACTGGTCGAACCGCAAGCTGCCGCTGCCGAAATAGGGCAGGCGGGTGAAATCGATATCCTGATTGCCAACCTGGCCATCGCGGCACCCACCACCCCCGCCAGCGAAGTTGACGACGACGAGTGGCGCACTGTTTTCTCGGCCCTGGTCGACCCCCTGCCCCGCCTGATCAAAGCCGCACTGCCGGCCATGATCCAGCGACGCAGCGGCAAAATCCTGGTCATGGGCAGCGCTGCCGCGCTGCGCGGCATCAAGCGCGCGTCGACCTACTGTGCCGCTCGCGGCGCTCAGACCGCCTATGTTCAAGCCGTCGGACTTGAAGCAGCGTCGCACAATGTGCAGATCAACCTGATTGCGCAGAACTTTGTCGACAACCCCACCTACTTCCCGCCCGAGGTTCAAGCCAATCCGCGTTTTCAGGAGCGGTTGGCCCGGGAAGTGCCGCTGGGGCGCCTGGTCAGCGCCAGAGAAGACGCCGAATTTGCCGCCTACCTGTGCAGCGACAACGCGAATTGTTTCGTTGGCCAGGTGTTTCCGGTGTGTGGTGGTTGGGTCGGTCGGTAG
- a CDS encoding AraC family transcriptional regulator, with product MSVIDRNRSIPRQLKPELEHDYARSPDLGYEAPDTTGFVRCLSHGFPTPLARWHCHDEYELHLITETSGKVFVGDWIGQFQPGHLVLTGPRLPHNWLSLDTPEGGVALRDLVIQFQHAPLMQSAAHIAELNELLPLLERARHGVEFFGMGERSERHWHRIKQSQGLRRLTAFFDLMSDLAACTDYRLLSSVQLQSDGSDASIDQIHVLVTRITDHLSETHSAAALAAELGMSESRFSRFFRKATGNTFTDFVNRVRISRACQLLMDTDQQITHICYEVGFNNVANFNRRFLESKGLTPSEFRKQSLTRFRGAA from the coding sequence ATGTCCGTGATCGACCGAAACCGCAGCATTCCGCGCCAGCTCAAACCCGAGCTGGAACACGACTACGCACGGTCGCCCGATCTCGGCTATGAAGCGCCCGACACCACCGGTTTTGTGCGCTGCCTCTCTCATGGTTTCCCCACGCCACTGGCCCGGTGGCACTGCCACGACGAATACGAACTGCACCTGATCACCGAAACCTCGGGCAAGGTCTTCGTTGGCGACTGGATCGGGCAATTCCAGCCCGGCCATCTGGTTCTGACCGGCCCCAGGCTGCCGCACAACTGGCTTTCCCTGGATACCCCGGAAGGCGGCGTCGCGTTACGCGATCTGGTGATTCAGTTTCAGCACGCACCGCTGATGCAATCGGCCGCCCATATCGCCGAACTGAATGAACTGCTGCCCCTTCTTGAGCGCGCACGGCACGGTGTGGAGTTTTTCGGCATGGGTGAGCGCAGCGAGCGCCATTGGCACCGCATCAAACAGTCCCAGGGCCTGCGCCGTCTGACCGCCTTCTTTGATCTGATGTCCGATCTCGCGGCGTGCACCGACTACCGCTTGCTCTCAAGTGTTCAGTTGCAAAGCGACGGCAGTGATGCCTCCATCGATCAGATTCATGTGCTCGTGACCCGCATCACAGACCACCTGAGCGAAACCCACTCTGCCGCAGCGCTGGCCGCTGAACTTGGCATGAGCGAGAGCCGTTTTTCGCGCTTCTTCCGCAAGGCCACCGGCAACACCTTCACCGACTTCGTGAACCGCGTGCGCATCAGCCGCGCCTGCCAATTGCTCATGGACACCGATCAGCAGATCACCCATATTTGTTATGAAGTGGGCTTCAACAACGTCGCCAATTTCAACCGCCGTTTCCTTGAATCCAAAGGCTTGACACCGTCCGAGTTTCGCAAGCAATCCCTCACGAGGTTCCGCGGCGCCGCTTGA
- the dalD gene encoding D-arabinitol 4-dehydrogenase produces MNVMLHLGLGSFHRAHQAVYLHELQKTGDRSWTLAGGNIRPDMADTIAALQAAGGAYTLETISPAGEHHYERITSISQVISYTPDLSGLIAQGSKAETKIISFTVTEAGYYLDAKNRLDLDTFADLRSDLDAVRAGQPGTTIYGALTAILRARRAANAGPVTLLNCDNLRHNGERSRGGLLQFLELIGDAELLAWVQTNTTNPNAMVDRITPRPTPDVRERVLAATGVDDPAALMGESFIQWVIEDRFIAGHPAWETVGVEMVKSVDAYEEAKIRLLNATHSCIAWAGTLINYLYIHEGTQNPVIRRLAYDYVTDDVIPVLDTPEAPCPLNLPKYRDVVLDRFANPAIQDTNQRVAMDGFSKMPGFIAPTIRQRLARGEGIESVAMLPALFLAYLKRWHAGKIPYTYQDQAMDPAVAHAMCEAADPIAAFCADAPLWGGLAEDPRLVEAVRRASERVVRFITAHTGVNPEKA; encoded by the coding sequence ATGAATGTCATGCTTCACCTGGGCCTGGGCTCGTTCCATCGGGCTCACCAGGCTGTTTACCTCCACGAACTGCAGAAAACCGGTGACCGCAGCTGGACCCTTGCCGGTGGCAACATCCGGCCCGACATGGCCGACACCATCGCCGCCTTGCAGGCCGCGGGTGGTGCCTATACGCTGGAGACCATTTCGCCAGCCGGCGAGCATCACTATGAGCGCATCACCTCGATCAGCCAGGTGATCAGCTACACACCCGATTTGAGCGGCCTGATCGCACAGGGATCGAAAGCCGAAACCAAAATCATTTCATTCACCGTCACCGAGGCCGGCTACTACCTCGACGCGAAGAACCGGCTCGACCTCGATACCTTCGCCGACCTCCGCAGCGACCTGGACGCGGTCCGTGCTGGCCAGCCGGGCACAACCATCTACGGCGCGCTGACCGCCATCCTGCGCGCGCGGCGCGCGGCCAACGCAGGGCCTGTCACGCTGCTCAACTGCGACAACCTGCGCCACAACGGCGAGCGTTCACGAGGCGGCCTGTTGCAGTTCCTTGAGTTGATCGGCGACGCCGAACTGCTGGCATGGGTACAAACCAACACCACCAACCCCAACGCCATGGTTGACCGCATCACGCCACGCCCGACGCCCGACGTGCGTGAGCGCGTTCTAGCAGCCACCGGCGTGGACGACCCTGCTGCGCTGATGGGCGAGAGCTTTATCCAGTGGGTGATCGAAGACCGCTTTATTGCGGGTCACCCGGCGTGGGAAACAGTGGGTGTTGAGATGGTGAAGTCGGTTGACGCTTACGAAGAGGCCAAGATACGCCTGCTCAATGCCACCCACTCGTGCATCGCCTGGGCAGGCACGCTGATCAACTACCTCTACATCCACGAAGGCACACAGAACCCCGTGATTCGCCGCCTGGCCTACGACTACGTGACCGACGACGTGATCCCCGTTCTCGATACCCCCGAGGCCCCCTGCCCGCTCAATTTGCCGAAATACCGCGATGTGGTGCTCGACAGGTTTGCCAACCCGGCGATTCAAGACACCAACCAGCGGGTGGCGATGGACGGTTTCAGCAAAATGCCCGGCTTCATCGCGCCGACCATTCGCCAGCGACTCGCCCGGGGTGAAGGCATCGAAAGTGTGGCCATGTTGCCAGCCCTGTTCCTGGCCTACCTGAAGCGTTGGCATGCCGGGAAGATTCCCTACACCTACCAGGACCAGGCCATGGACCCAGCCGTGGCCCACGCCATGTGCGAAGCAGCCGACCCGATCGCCGCGTTTTGCGCCGATGCACCGCTGTGGGGAGGCCTGGCAGAAGACCCTCGCCTGGTCGAAGCAGTGCGTCGCGCCAGCGAGCGTGTGGTGCGCTTCATTACAGCCCACACCGGCGTGAACCCCGAGAAGGCTTGA
- a CDS encoding SDR family oxidoreductase, with product MTPPLQGKVAAVTGAASGIGRASTEALLAAGARVVLIDRDEKALACTCAALGEHAIPLVLDLLDPRQCASLMPEVLARAGQLDVFHANAGLYVGGDLIDAQHDAIDRMLNLNINVVMKNVRDVLLHMTERKTGDIIVTSSLAAHFPTPWEPVYASSKWAIDCFVQTVRRQVFKHGIRIGAISPGPVITSLLADWPAEKLEEAKASGSLVEASEIAEVVLFMLTRPRGMTIRDVVMMPTNFDL from the coding sequence ATGACACCTCCGCTGCAAGGCAAGGTCGCAGCCGTTACGGGCGCGGCTTCGGGCATAGGTCGGGCCAGCACCGAGGCCCTGCTGGCTGCCGGCGCCCGGGTGGTTTTGATCGACCGGGACGAAAAGGCATTGGCCTGCACATGCGCTGCGCTGGGCGAGCATGCCATCCCGCTTGTGCTCGATTTGCTGGATCCCCGGCAATGCGCATCACTGATGCCCGAAGTACTTGCGCGCGCCGGACAGCTCGATGTTTTTCACGCCAATGCCGGCTTGTATGTGGGCGGCGACCTGATCGATGCGCAGCACGATGCCATTGACCGCATGCTCAACCTGAACATCAACGTGGTGATGAAAAACGTGCGCGATGTCTTGCTGCACATGACCGAACGCAAGACCGGCGACATCATCGTCACCAGCTCACTTGCTGCCCATTTCCCCACGCCCTGGGAGCCGGTGTACGCGTCATCCAAATGGGCCATCGACTGCTTCGTGCAAACGGTGCGCCGCCAGGTGTTCAAGCACGGCATCCGCATCGGTGCGATCTCTCCAGGCCCTGTCATCACCTCGCTGCTGGCCGACTGGCCCGCAGAAAAACTCGAAGAGGCCAAGGCCTCGGGCAGCCTTGTCGAAGCGAGCGAAATCGCCGAGGTTGTTCTCTTCATGCTCACCCGGCCGCGCGGAATGACCATCCGTGATGTCGTGATGATGCCCACCAACTTTGATCTGTGA
- a CDS encoding ABC transporter ATP-binding protein, with amino-acid sequence MAYLQLQGIEKFFGDHRAIKGIDLEIKPGEFIVFVGPSGCGKSTLLRLIAGLEHIDGGTLSLEGRDITHLPSSKRDLAMVFQSYALYPHMSVAENMSFALKLAGAPKAEIDEKVKKAADILDLTKYLERTPKELSGGQRQRVAIGRAIVRAPKVFLFDEPLSNLDAALRGQTRIEIAKLHRDLGATTIYVTHDQVEAMTLADRVVVLRDGLIEQVGTPLELYDNPANQFVAQFIGTPQMNILPYKQWSAAIKALAPSAAKEGSIGLRPECVVLGSDASAKVQGKVDVVEALGAETLVYITTNEGAQLVARQSERTPLHMGDTVSADLALDQAHWFDSKGRVVKASAAA; translated from the coding sequence ATGGCTTATTTGCAACTCCAAGGCATCGAAAAATTCTTCGGTGACCACCGCGCCATCAAAGGCATCGATCTGGAAATCAAACCGGGCGAGTTCATCGTTTTTGTGGGGCCATCGGGCTGCGGCAAGTCGACCTTGTTGCGCCTGATCGCGGGCCTGGAACACATCGACGGTGGCACCCTTTCGCTGGAGGGGCGCGACATCACGCACCTGCCCTCCTCCAAGCGCGATCTGGCCATGGTGTTCCAGAGCTACGCGCTGTATCCCCACATGAGCGTGGCCGAGAACATGAGCTTTGCGCTCAAGCTCGCCGGTGCGCCCAAGGCCGAGATCGACGAAAAGGTGAAGAAGGCTGCCGACATCCTCGACCTCACCAAATACCTTGAGCGCACCCCAAAAGAACTCTCCGGTGGTCAGCGCCAGCGTGTGGCCATTGGCCGCGCCATCGTGCGCGCACCCAAGGTGTTTCTGTTCGACGAGCCCTTGTCCAACCTCGATGCGGCCCTGCGTGGTCAGACCCGCATCGAGATCGCCAAATTGCACCGCGACCTGGGCGCCACCACCATCTATGTCACCCACGATCAGGTCGAAGCCATGACGCTGGCCGACCGCGTGGTGGTGCTGCGTGACGGCCTGATCGAACAGGTGGGCACGCCGCTGGAGCTCTATGACAACCCGGCCAACCAGTTCGTGGCGCAGTTCATCGGTACCCCACAAATGAACATCCTGCCTTACAAGCAGTGGTCTGCCGCCATCAAGGCACTGGCGCCGTCGGCCGCCAAAGAAGGCTCCATCGGTTTGCGGCCGGAATGTGTGGTGCTGGGCTCCGACGCCAGCGCCAAGGTACAAGGCAAGGTCGACGTGGTTGAAGCCCTCGGCGCCGAGACCTTGGTCTACATCACAACGAACGAAGGTGCCCAGTTGGTGGCCCGCCAAAGCGAGCGCACCCCGCTGCACATGGGTGACACCGTGAGCGCAGACCTGGCGCTGGATCAGGCTCACTGGTTCGACAGCAAAGGCCGCGTGGTCAAAGCCAGTGCAGCCGCCTGA
- a CDS encoding carbohydrate ABC transporter permease, which yields MARQSTYTPAYAVRSVAAWGVALLLFFPLGWLMLTAFKTELQAIAVPPELFFSPTLENFHEVNERSDYLQYAKNSVITSVLSTIFGLMIAAPAAYAMAFFKGKHDKDILMWMLSTKMMPAVGALVPVYVLAQKSHLLDNPIALIIVFTLSNLPIMVWMLYSQFKEIPREILEAARMDGATLWQEARLVLLPLAMGSLASTGLLCLVLSWNEAFWSLNLTAANGGTLATLIAGYSSPEGLFWAKLSAASFMAIAPIVVFGWFSQKQLVQGLTFGAVK from the coding sequence ATGGCACGCCAATCTACCTACACCCCGGCCTACGCCGTTCGCTCCGTGGCCGCCTGGGGCGTCGCGCTCCTGCTGTTCTTTCCGCTCGGCTGGCTCATGCTGACCGCGTTCAAGACCGAGCTGCAAGCCATCGCGGTACCGCCCGAGCTGTTCTTCAGCCCCACGCTGGAAAACTTCCACGAGGTCAACGAGCGCAGCGACTACCTGCAATACGCCAAGAACTCGGTGATCACCAGTGTGCTCTCCACCATCTTCGGTTTGATGATTGCCGCCCCCGCAGCCTACGCCATGGCCTTCTTCAAAGGCAAACACGACAAAGACATCCTGATGTGGATGCTTTCGACCAAGATGATGCCCGCCGTGGGCGCGCTGGTCCCCGTCTACGTACTGGCCCAGAAGAGCCATCTGCTGGACAACCCCATTGCGCTGATCATCGTGTTCACGCTCTCCAACCTGCCCATCATGGTCTGGATGCTGTACTCGCAGTTCAAGGAAATTCCCCGTGAAATTCTGGAAGCCGCGCGCATGGACGGCGCCACGCTCTGGCAGGAAGCCCGCCTGGTGTTGCTGCCATTGGCGATGGGCAGCCTGGCCTCCACGGGCTTGCTGTGTCTGGTGCTGAGCTGGAACGAAGCCTTCTGGAGTCTGAACCTGACCGCCGCCAACGGCGGCACGCTGGCCACCCTGATCGCCGGCTACTCCAGCCCTGAAGGCCTGTTCTGGGCCAAGCTGTCGGCCGCTTCGTTCATGGCCATTGCGCCCATCGTGGTCTTCGGCTGGTTCAGCCAGAAGCAACTGGTGCAGGGCCTGACCTTCGGAGCCGTCAAGTGA
- a CDS encoding carbohydrate ABC transporter permease, which yields MKRTLPRLLMAPAVSTLFLWMIVPLVMTIYFSLIQFNLLQPDQSDFIGLENYEYFMTDPSFGAAIMNTLMLLGSVIGITVVFGVLIALLVNEPLAGRGLVRILLISPFFVMPTVNALLWKNMMMNPIYGVFAQVWIFFGATPIDWLTEVPLFSVILMVSWQWLPFATLIFMTSLQSMDREQLEASRMDGANFFQQFRYLYIPHLGRSVAVVVMIELIFLLSVFAEIYTTTGGGPGDASTNVAYLIFKQALLNFDAGVASAGALFAVVLANIVGIFMIRMVGKNLDK from the coding sequence ATGAAACGCACGCTTCCCCGCCTTCTGATGGCACCAGCCGTCAGCACGCTCTTCCTCTGGATGATCGTGCCGCTGGTGATGACCATCTATTTCTCCCTCATCCAGTTCAACCTGCTGCAGCCGGACCAGTCCGACTTCATTGGCCTGGAGAACTACGAATACTTCATGACCGACCCGTCGTTCGGGGCGGCCATCATGAACACCTTGATGCTGCTGGGCAGCGTGATCGGCATCACCGTGGTGTTCGGTGTGCTCATCGCCTTGCTGGTCAACGAACCTCTGGCCGGTCGTGGCCTGGTGCGCATCCTGCTCATCTCCCCCTTCTTCGTCATGCCCACGGTCAATGCATTGCTGTGGAAGAACATGATGATGAACCCCATCTACGGGGTGTTTGCTCAGGTCTGGATCTTCTTCGGCGCCACCCCGATTGACTGGCTCACCGAGGTGCCGCTGTTCTCCGTGATCCTCATGGTGTCCTGGCAATGGCTGCCATTCGCCACACTGATCTTCATGACCTCGCTGCAAAGCATGGACCGCGAACAGCTCGAAGCCTCACGCATGGACGGCGCCAATTTCTTCCAGCAGTTCCGCTACCTCTACATCCCGCACCTAGGCCGCTCGGTGGCCGTGGTCGTGATGATCGAGCTCATCTTCCTGCTCAGTGTGTTTGCCGAGATCTACACCACCACCGGCGGTGGCCCGGGCGACGCGAGCACCAATGTGGCCTACCTGATCTTCAAGCAAGCCCTGCTGAACTTTGACGCAGGTGTGGCATCCGCCGGCGCGCTGTTTGCCGTCGTGCTGGCCAACATCGTGGGGATTTTCATGATCCGCATGGTTGGCAAGAACCTGGACAAATAA